Proteins from a single region of Antechinus flavipes isolate AdamAnt ecotype Samford, QLD, Australia chromosome 2, AdamAnt_v2, whole genome shotgun sequence:
- the LOC127547104 gene encoding olfactory receptor 49-like, translated as MGNSTTITEIILLGLTDACEFQMLIFVGLLLTYFVTLLGNLLIIAVTLMDHRLHTPMYYFLRNFAVLEIWFTSVIFPKMLDNILTGNKTISLLGCFLQFFFYFFLGITEFLLLAVMSFDRYVAICNPLRYATIMSKKVCVQLVLSSWVGGFLLIIIPSGITFQQPFCGPNVINHFFCDNFPLLELVCADTSLVELIGFVVANISLLGTLSVTASCYGHILYTILRIPSAKERQKAFSTCSSHIIVVSLFYGSCIFMYVRAGKGSEGENLNKVVAILNTVVTPMLNPFIYTLRNKQVKLVIREKVSKWISQA; from the coding sequence ATGGGGAATAGCACCACTATAACTGAGATCATTCTTCTGGGACTCACAGATGCCTGTGAATTCCAGATGTTGATCTTCGTGGGGCTCCTCCTGACCTACTTTGTCACACTGCTAGGGAACCTCCTCATCATTGCTGTCACCCTGATGGATCATCGCCTTCACACCCCTATGTACTACTTCCTCAGAAACTTTGCTGTTCTGGAGATCTGGTTCACTTCTGTCATCTTTCCCAAGATGCTGGACAACATCCTAACAGGGAACAAGACCATCTCCTTACTGGGATGCTTCCTgcagtttttcttttacttcttcctaGGAATCACAGAATTCCTCCTCCTAGCTGTGATGTCCTTTGATCGGTATGTGGCAATCTGTAACCCCTTGCGTTATGCTACCATCATGAGCAAAAAGGTCTGTGTGCAATTGGTGCTGTCCTCATGGGTGGGGGGTTTCCTTCTCATCATTATCCCAAGTGGTATTACATTCCAGCAGCCTTTCTGTGGCCCCAATGTCATCAATCACTTTTTCTGTGATAATTTCCCATTGCTAGAACTGGTCTGTGCAGATACAAGCCTGGTGGAATTGATAGGATTTGTTGTGGCCAATATCAGTCTGCTAGGTACCTTATCTGTCACTGCCTCCTGTTATGGCCACATCCTCTACACAATCCTACGCATCCCTTCAGCCAAGGAGAGGCAGAAAGCCTTTTCCACTTGTTCCTCCCACATCATTGTGGTATCCCTTTTTTATGGCAGTTGTATCTTTATGTATGTCAGGGCAGGTAAAGGCAGTGAAGGAGAGAACCTGAACAAGGTGGTGGCCATCCTCAACACTGTAGTGACCCCAATGCTCAACCCTTTCATCTACACCCTGAGGAACAAACAGGTTAAATTGGTGATTAGGGAAAAGGTGAGCAAGTGGATTTCTCAGGCCTGA